A genomic stretch from Vulpes lagopus strain Blue_001 chromosome 11, ASM1834538v1, whole genome shotgun sequence includes:
- the BRSK2 gene encoding serine/threonine-protein kinase BRSK2 isoform X8, whose product MTSTGKDGGGAQHAQYVGPYRLEKTLGKGQTGLVKLGIHCVTCQKVAIKIVNREKLSESVLMKVEREIAILKLIEHPHVLKLHDVYENKKYLYLVLEHVSGGELFDYLVKKGRLTPKEARKFFRQIISALDFCHSHSICHRDLKPENLLLDEKNNIRIADFGMASLQVGDSLLETSCGSPHYACPEVIRGEKYDGRKADVWSCGVILFALLVGALPFDDDNLRQLLEKVKRGVFHMPHFIPPDCQSLLRGMIEVDAARRLTLEHIQKHIWYIGGKNEPEPEQPIPRKVQIRSLPSLEDIDPDVLDSMHSLGCFRDRNKLLQDLLSEEENQEKMIYFLLLDRKERYPSHEDEDLPPRNEIDPPRKRVDSPMLNRHGKRRPERKSMEVLSVTDGGSPVPARRAIEMAQHGQSKAMFSKSLDIAEAHPQFSKEDRSRSISGASSGLSTSPLSSPRVTPHPSPRGSPLPTPKGTPVHTPKESPAGTPNPTPPSSPSVGGVPWRTRLNSIKNSFLGSPRFHRRKLQVPTPEEMSNLTPESSPELAKKSWFGNFINLEKEEQIFVVIKDKPLSSIKADIVHAFLSIPSLSHSVISQTSFRAEYKATGGPAVFQKPVKFQVDITYTEGGAAQKENGIYSVTFTLLSGPSRRFKRVVETIQTQLLSTHDQPSAQHLSGIIPKS is encoded by the exons GCCTTGTGAAGCTGGGGATTCACTGTGTCACGTGCCAGAAGGTGGCTATTAAAATTGTCAACCGGGAGAAGCTCAGCGAGTCCGTCCTGATGAAG GTGGAGCGGGAGATCGCCATCCTGAAGCTCATCGAGCACCCTCACGTTCTAAAGCTGCACGatgtttatgaaaacaaaaaatattt ATACCTGGTGCTAGAACACGTGTCTGGTGGGGAGCTCTTCGACTACCTGGTCAAGAAGGGGAGGCTGACCCCCAAAGAGGCCCGGAAGTTCTTCCGGCAGATCATCTCTGCGCTAGACTTCTGCCACAGTCACTCCATATG CCACAGGGATCTGAAGCCGGAAAACCTCCTACTGGATGAGAAAAACAACATCCGGATCGCCGACTTCGGCATGGCGTCGCTGCAGGTTGGCGACAGTCTGCTGGAGACCAGCTGCGG ATCTCCCCACTACGCCTGCCCCGAGGTGATCCGG GGGGAGAAGTACGATGGCCGCAAGGCAGACGTGTGGAGCTGCGGTGTGATCCTGTTCGCCCTGCTGGTG GGGGCTCTGCCCTTCGATGATGACAACCTGAGGCAGCTGCTGGAGAAGGTGAAGCGGGGCGTGTTCCACATGCCGCACTTCATCCCGCCTGACTGCCAGAGCCTGCTGCGCGGCATGATCGAGGTGGATGCGGCGCGGCGCCTCACG CTAGAGCACATTCAGAAACACATATGGTATAT AGGAGGCAAGAACGAGCCGGAGCCAGAGCAGCCCATCCCCCGCAAGGTGCAGATCCGCTCTCTGCCCAGCCTGGAGGACATCGACCCCGACGTGCTGGACAGCATGCACTCGCTGGGCTGCTTCCGAGATCGCAACAAGCTGCTGCAGGACCTGCTGTCCGAGGA GGAAAACCAGGAGAAGatgatttatttccttctcctggACCGGAAAGAAAGGTACCCGAGTCACGAGGACGAAGACCTGCCCCCCAGAAATGAAATAG ACCCTCCCCGGAAGCGTGTGGACTCCCCGATGCTGAACCGGCACGGCAAGCGGCGGCCCGAACGCAAGTCCATGGAGGTGCTCAGCGTGACAGATGGCGGCTCCCCGGTGCCCGCGCGGAGGGCCATCGAGATGGCCCAGCATGGCCAGAG TAAAGCAATGTTCAGTAAAAGCCTGGATATCGCTGAAGCCCACCCCCAATTCAGCAAAGAAGACAG GTCCAGGTCCATCAGTGGCGCCTCCTCCGGCCTGTCCACCAGCCCGCTGAGCAGCCCCCGG GTGACCCCTCACCCCTCTCCAAGGGGTAGTCCCCTCCCTACCCCTAAGGGGACGCCCGTGCACACGCCCAAGGAGAGCCCGGCAGGCACGCCCAACCCCACGCCACCATCCAGCCCCAGCGTCGGAGGTGTGCCCTGGAGGACGCGGCTGAACTCCATCAAGAACAGTTTCTTGGGGTCACCCCGCTTCCACCGCCGGAAACTGCAGG TTCCAACACCCGAGGAGATGTCCAACCTGACTCCGGAGTCGTCTCCAGA GCTTGCCAAGAAGTCCTGGTTTGGGAACTTCATCAAcctggagaaggaggagcagatcTTCGTGGTGATCAAGGACAAGCCCCTGAGCTCCATCAAAGCCGACATCGTTCACGCCTTCCTGTCG ATCCCCAGCCTCAGCCACAGCGTCATCTCCCAGACAAGCTTCCGGGCGGAGTACAAGGCGACGGGGGGCCCGGCAGTATTCCAGAAGCCCGTGAAGTTCCAGGTGGACATCACCTACACCGAGGGCGGAGCGGCACAGAAGGAGAATGGCATCTATTCCGTCACGTTCACACTCCTGTCAG gccccagccgcCGCTTCAAGAGGGTCGTGGAGACCATTCAGACCCAGCTACTGAGCACACACGACCAGCCCTCCGCCCAGCATTTGTCAG GAATTATCCCGAAAAGTTAA
- the BRSK2 gene encoding serine/threonine-protein kinase BRSK2 isoform X1 — MTSTGKDGGGAQHAQYVGPYRLEKTLGKGQTGLVKLGIHCVTCQKVAIKIVNREKLSESVLMKVEREIAILKLIEHPHVLKLHDVYENKKYLYLVLEHVSGGELFDYLVKKGRLTPKEARKFFRQIISALDFCHSHSICHRDLKPENLLLDEKNNIRIADFGMASLQVGDSLLETSCGSPHYACPEVIRGEKYDGRKADVWSCGVILFALLVGALPFDDDNLRQLLEKVKRGVFHMPHFIPPDCQSLLRGMIEVDAARRLTLEHIQKHIWYIGGKNEPEPEQPIPRKVQIRSLPSLEDIDPDVLDSMHSLGCFRDRNKLLQDLLSEEENQEKMIYFLLLDRKERYPSHEDEDLPPRNEIDPPRKRVDSPMLNRHGKRRPERKSMEVLSVTDGGSPVPARRAIEMAQHGQSKAMFSKSLDIAEAHPQFSKEDRSRSISGASSGLSTSPLSSPRVTPHPSPRGSPLPTPKGTPVHTPKESPAGTPNPTPPSSPSVGGVPWRTRLNSIKNSFLGSPRFHRRKLQVPTPEEMSNLTPESSPELAKKSWFGNFINLEKEEQIFVVIKDKPLSSIKADIVHAFLSIPSLSHSVISQTSFRAEYKATGGPAVFQKPVKFQVDITYTEGGAAQKENGIYSVTFTLLSGPSRRFKRVVETIQTQLLSTHDQPSAQHLSDTTNCMEMMTGRLSKCGSPLSNFFDVIKQLFSDEKNGQAAQAPSTPAKRSAPGPLGDSAAAGPGPGGDAERPTAQDKARTGPPAARREQP, encoded by the exons GCCTTGTGAAGCTGGGGATTCACTGTGTCACGTGCCAGAAGGTGGCTATTAAAATTGTCAACCGGGAGAAGCTCAGCGAGTCCGTCCTGATGAAG GTGGAGCGGGAGATCGCCATCCTGAAGCTCATCGAGCACCCTCACGTTCTAAAGCTGCACGatgtttatgaaaacaaaaaatattt ATACCTGGTGCTAGAACACGTGTCTGGTGGGGAGCTCTTCGACTACCTGGTCAAGAAGGGGAGGCTGACCCCCAAAGAGGCCCGGAAGTTCTTCCGGCAGATCATCTCTGCGCTAGACTTCTGCCACAGTCACTCCATATG CCACAGGGATCTGAAGCCGGAAAACCTCCTACTGGATGAGAAAAACAACATCCGGATCGCCGACTTCGGCATGGCGTCGCTGCAGGTTGGCGACAGTCTGCTGGAGACCAGCTGCGG ATCTCCCCACTACGCCTGCCCCGAGGTGATCCGG GGGGAGAAGTACGATGGCCGCAAGGCAGACGTGTGGAGCTGCGGTGTGATCCTGTTCGCCCTGCTGGTG GGGGCTCTGCCCTTCGATGATGACAACCTGAGGCAGCTGCTGGAGAAGGTGAAGCGGGGCGTGTTCCACATGCCGCACTTCATCCCGCCTGACTGCCAGAGCCTGCTGCGCGGCATGATCGAGGTGGATGCGGCGCGGCGCCTCACG CTAGAGCACATTCAGAAACACATATGGTATAT AGGAGGCAAGAACGAGCCGGAGCCAGAGCAGCCCATCCCCCGCAAGGTGCAGATCCGCTCTCTGCCCAGCCTGGAGGACATCGACCCCGACGTGCTGGACAGCATGCACTCGCTGGGCTGCTTCCGAGATCGCAACAAGCTGCTGCAGGACCTGCTGTCCGAGGA GGAAAACCAGGAGAAGatgatttatttccttctcctggACCGGAAAGAAAGGTACCCGAGTCACGAGGACGAAGACCTGCCCCCCAGAAATGAAATAG ACCCTCCCCGGAAGCGTGTGGACTCCCCGATGCTGAACCGGCACGGCAAGCGGCGGCCCGAACGCAAGTCCATGGAGGTGCTCAGCGTGACAGATGGCGGCTCCCCGGTGCCCGCGCGGAGGGCCATCGAGATGGCCCAGCATGGCCAGAG TAAAGCAATGTTCAGTAAAAGCCTGGATATCGCTGAAGCCCACCCCCAATTCAGCAAAGAAGACAG GTCCAGGTCCATCAGTGGCGCCTCCTCCGGCCTGTCCACCAGCCCGCTGAGCAGCCCCCGG GTGACCCCTCACCCCTCTCCAAGGGGTAGTCCCCTCCCTACCCCTAAGGGGACGCCCGTGCACACGCCCAAGGAGAGCCCGGCAGGCACGCCCAACCCCACGCCACCATCCAGCCCCAGCGTCGGAGGTGTGCCCTGGAGGACGCGGCTGAACTCCATCAAGAACAGTTTCTTGGGGTCACCCCGCTTCCACCGCCGGAAACTGCAGG TTCCAACACCCGAGGAGATGTCCAACCTGACTCCGGAGTCGTCTCCAGA GCTTGCCAAGAAGTCCTGGTTTGGGAACTTCATCAAcctggagaaggaggagcagatcTTCGTGGTGATCAAGGACAAGCCCCTGAGCTCCATCAAAGCCGACATCGTTCACGCCTTCCTGTCG ATCCCCAGCCTCAGCCACAGCGTCATCTCCCAGACAAGCTTCCGGGCGGAGTACAAGGCGACGGGGGGCCCGGCAGTATTCCAGAAGCCCGTGAAGTTCCAGGTGGACATCACCTACACCGAGGGCGGAGCGGCACAGAAGGAGAATGGCATCTATTCCGTCACGTTCACACTCCTGTCAG gccccagccgcCGCTTCAAGAGGGTCGTGGAGACCATTCAGACCCAGCTACTGAGCACACACGACCAGCCCTCCGCCCAGCATTTGTCAG ACACCACTAACTGTATGGAAATGATGACGGGGAGGCTTTCCAAATGTG GCAGCCCATTGAGTAACTTCTTTGACGTAATTAAACAACTTTTTTCAGACGAGAAGAACGGGCAGGCGGCCCAGGCCCCCAGCACGCCCGCCAAGCGGAGTGCCCCCGGCCCCCTCGGTGACTCCGCGGCCGCTGGCCCCGGCCCTGGAGGGGACGCCGAGCGCCCGACGGCCCAGGACAAGGCCAGGAcggggccgcccgccgcccgccgcgagCAGCCTTAg
- the BRSK2 gene encoding serine/threonine-protein kinase BRSK2 isoform X3, whose translation MTSTGKDGGGAQHAQYVGPYRLEKTLGKGQTGLVKLGIHCVTCQKVAIKIVNREKLSESVLMKVEREIAILKLIEHPHVLKLHDVYENKKYLYLVLEHVSGGELFDYLVKKGRLTPKEARKFFRQIISALDFCHSHSICHRDLKPENLLLDEKNNIRIADFGMASLQVGDSLLETSCGSPHYACPEVIRGEKYDGRKADVWSCGVILFALLVGALPFDDDNLRQLLEKVKRGVFHMPHFIPPDCQSLLRGMIEVDAARRLTLEHIQKHIWYIGGKNEPEPEQPIPRKVQIRSLPSLEDIDPDVLDSMHSLGCFRDRNKLLQDLLSEEENQEKMIYFLLLDRKERYPSHEDEDLPPRNEIDPPRKRVDSPMLNRHGKRRPERKSMEVLSVTDGGSPVPARRAIEMAQHGQRSRSISGASSGLSTSPLSSPRVTPHPSPRGSPLPTPKGTPVHTPKESPAGTPNPTPPSSPSVGGVPWRTRLNSIKNSFLGSPRFHRRKLQVPTPEEMSNLTPESSPELAKKSWFGNFINLEKEEQIFVVIKDKPLSSIKADIVHAFLSIPSLSHSVISQTSFRAEYKATGGPAVFQKPVKFQVDITYTEGGAAQKENGIYSVTFTLLSGPSRRFKRVVETIQTQLLSTHDQPSAQHLSDTTNCMEMMTGRLSKCGSPLSNFFDVIKQLFSDEKNGQAAQAPSTPAKRSAPGPLGDSAAAGPGPGGDAERPTAQDKARTGPPAARREQP comes from the exons GCCTTGTGAAGCTGGGGATTCACTGTGTCACGTGCCAGAAGGTGGCTATTAAAATTGTCAACCGGGAGAAGCTCAGCGAGTCCGTCCTGATGAAG GTGGAGCGGGAGATCGCCATCCTGAAGCTCATCGAGCACCCTCACGTTCTAAAGCTGCACGatgtttatgaaaacaaaaaatattt ATACCTGGTGCTAGAACACGTGTCTGGTGGGGAGCTCTTCGACTACCTGGTCAAGAAGGGGAGGCTGACCCCCAAAGAGGCCCGGAAGTTCTTCCGGCAGATCATCTCTGCGCTAGACTTCTGCCACAGTCACTCCATATG CCACAGGGATCTGAAGCCGGAAAACCTCCTACTGGATGAGAAAAACAACATCCGGATCGCCGACTTCGGCATGGCGTCGCTGCAGGTTGGCGACAGTCTGCTGGAGACCAGCTGCGG ATCTCCCCACTACGCCTGCCCCGAGGTGATCCGG GGGGAGAAGTACGATGGCCGCAAGGCAGACGTGTGGAGCTGCGGTGTGATCCTGTTCGCCCTGCTGGTG GGGGCTCTGCCCTTCGATGATGACAACCTGAGGCAGCTGCTGGAGAAGGTGAAGCGGGGCGTGTTCCACATGCCGCACTTCATCCCGCCTGACTGCCAGAGCCTGCTGCGCGGCATGATCGAGGTGGATGCGGCGCGGCGCCTCACG CTAGAGCACATTCAGAAACACATATGGTATAT AGGAGGCAAGAACGAGCCGGAGCCAGAGCAGCCCATCCCCCGCAAGGTGCAGATCCGCTCTCTGCCCAGCCTGGAGGACATCGACCCCGACGTGCTGGACAGCATGCACTCGCTGGGCTGCTTCCGAGATCGCAACAAGCTGCTGCAGGACCTGCTGTCCGAGGA GGAAAACCAGGAGAAGatgatttatttccttctcctggACCGGAAAGAAAGGTACCCGAGTCACGAGGACGAAGACCTGCCCCCCAGAAATGAAATAG ACCCTCCCCGGAAGCGTGTGGACTCCCCGATGCTGAACCGGCACGGCAAGCGGCGGCCCGAACGCAAGTCCATGGAGGTGCTCAGCGTGACAGATGGCGGCTCCCCGGTGCCCGCGCGGAGGGCCATCGAGATGGCCCAGCATGGCCAGAG GTCCAGGTCCATCAGTGGCGCCTCCTCCGGCCTGTCCACCAGCCCGCTGAGCAGCCCCCGG GTGACCCCTCACCCCTCTCCAAGGGGTAGTCCCCTCCCTACCCCTAAGGGGACGCCCGTGCACACGCCCAAGGAGAGCCCGGCAGGCACGCCCAACCCCACGCCACCATCCAGCCCCAGCGTCGGAGGTGTGCCCTGGAGGACGCGGCTGAACTCCATCAAGAACAGTTTCTTGGGGTCACCCCGCTTCCACCGCCGGAAACTGCAGG TTCCAACACCCGAGGAGATGTCCAACCTGACTCCGGAGTCGTCTCCAGA GCTTGCCAAGAAGTCCTGGTTTGGGAACTTCATCAAcctggagaaggaggagcagatcTTCGTGGTGATCAAGGACAAGCCCCTGAGCTCCATCAAAGCCGACATCGTTCACGCCTTCCTGTCG ATCCCCAGCCTCAGCCACAGCGTCATCTCCCAGACAAGCTTCCGGGCGGAGTACAAGGCGACGGGGGGCCCGGCAGTATTCCAGAAGCCCGTGAAGTTCCAGGTGGACATCACCTACACCGAGGGCGGAGCGGCACAGAAGGAGAATGGCATCTATTCCGTCACGTTCACACTCCTGTCAG gccccagccgcCGCTTCAAGAGGGTCGTGGAGACCATTCAGACCCAGCTACTGAGCACACACGACCAGCCCTCCGCCCAGCATTTGTCAG ACACCACTAACTGTATGGAAATGATGACGGGGAGGCTTTCCAAATGTG GCAGCCCATTGAGTAACTTCTTTGACGTAATTAAACAACTTTTTTCAGACGAGAAGAACGGGCAGGCGGCCCAGGCCCCCAGCACGCCCGCCAAGCGGAGTGCCCCCGGCCCCCTCGGTGACTCCGCGGCCGCTGGCCCCGGCCCTGGAGGGGACGCCGAGCGCCCGACGGCCCAGGACAAGGCCAGGAcggggccgcccgccgcccgccgcgagCAGCCTTAg
- the BRSK2 gene encoding serine/threonine-protein kinase BRSK2 isoform X4 — protein sequence MTSTGKDGGGAQHAQYVGPYRLEKTLGKGQTGLVKLGIHCVTCQKVAIKIVNREKLSESVLMKVEREIAILKLIEHPHVLKLHDVYENKKYLYLVLEHVSGGELFDYLVKKGRLTPKEARKFFRQIISALDFCHSHSICHRDLKPENLLLDEKNNIRIADFGMASLQVGDSLLETSCGSPHYACPEVIRGEKYDGRKADVWSCGVILFALLVGALPFDDDNLRQLLEKVKRGVFHMPHFIPPDCQSLLRGMIEVDAARRLTLEHIQKHIWYIGGKNEPEPEQPIPRKVQIRSLPSLEDIDPDVLDSMHSLGCFRDRNKLLQDLLSEEENQEKMIYFLLLDRKERYPSHEDEDLPPRNEIDPPRKRVDSPMLNRHGKRRPERKSMEVLSVTDGGSPVPARRAIEMAQHGQRSRSISGASSGLSTSPLSSPRVTPHPSPRGSPLPTPKGTPVHTPKESPAGTPNPTPPSSPSVGGVPWRTRLNSIKNSFLGSPRFHRRKLQVPTPEEMSNLTPESSPELAKKSWFGNFINLEKEEQIFVVIKDKPLSSIKADIVHAFLSIPSLSHSVISQTSFRAEYKATGGPAVFQKPVKFQVDITYTEGGAAQKENGIYSVTFTLLSGPSRRFKRVVETIQTQLLSTHDQPSAQHLSDTTNCMEMMTGRLSKCDEKNGQAAQAPSTPAKRSAPGPLGDSAAAGPGPGGDAERPTAQDKARTGPPAARREQP from the exons GCCTTGTGAAGCTGGGGATTCACTGTGTCACGTGCCAGAAGGTGGCTATTAAAATTGTCAACCGGGAGAAGCTCAGCGAGTCCGTCCTGATGAAG GTGGAGCGGGAGATCGCCATCCTGAAGCTCATCGAGCACCCTCACGTTCTAAAGCTGCACGatgtttatgaaaacaaaaaatattt ATACCTGGTGCTAGAACACGTGTCTGGTGGGGAGCTCTTCGACTACCTGGTCAAGAAGGGGAGGCTGACCCCCAAAGAGGCCCGGAAGTTCTTCCGGCAGATCATCTCTGCGCTAGACTTCTGCCACAGTCACTCCATATG CCACAGGGATCTGAAGCCGGAAAACCTCCTACTGGATGAGAAAAACAACATCCGGATCGCCGACTTCGGCATGGCGTCGCTGCAGGTTGGCGACAGTCTGCTGGAGACCAGCTGCGG ATCTCCCCACTACGCCTGCCCCGAGGTGATCCGG GGGGAGAAGTACGATGGCCGCAAGGCAGACGTGTGGAGCTGCGGTGTGATCCTGTTCGCCCTGCTGGTG GGGGCTCTGCCCTTCGATGATGACAACCTGAGGCAGCTGCTGGAGAAGGTGAAGCGGGGCGTGTTCCACATGCCGCACTTCATCCCGCCTGACTGCCAGAGCCTGCTGCGCGGCATGATCGAGGTGGATGCGGCGCGGCGCCTCACG CTAGAGCACATTCAGAAACACATATGGTATAT AGGAGGCAAGAACGAGCCGGAGCCAGAGCAGCCCATCCCCCGCAAGGTGCAGATCCGCTCTCTGCCCAGCCTGGAGGACATCGACCCCGACGTGCTGGACAGCATGCACTCGCTGGGCTGCTTCCGAGATCGCAACAAGCTGCTGCAGGACCTGCTGTCCGAGGA GGAAAACCAGGAGAAGatgatttatttccttctcctggACCGGAAAGAAAGGTACCCGAGTCACGAGGACGAAGACCTGCCCCCCAGAAATGAAATAG ACCCTCCCCGGAAGCGTGTGGACTCCCCGATGCTGAACCGGCACGGCAAGCGGCGGCCCGAACGCAAGTCCATGGAGGTGCTCAGCGTGACAGATGGCGGCTCCCCGGTGCCCGCGCGGAGGGCCATCGAGATGGCCCAGCATGGCCAGAG GTCCAGGTCCATCAGTGGCGCCTCCTCCGGCCTGTCCACCAGCCCGCTGAGCAGCCCCCGG GTGACCCCTCACCCCTCTCCAAGGGGTAGTCCCCTCCCTACCCCTAAGGGGACGCCCGTGCACACGCCCAAGGAGAGCCCGGCAGGCACGCCCAACCCCACGCCACCATCCAGCCCCAGCGTCGGAGGTGTGCCCTGGAGGACGCGGCTGAACTCCATCAAGAACAGTTTCTTGGGGTCACCCCGCTTCCACCGCCGGAAACTGCAGG TTCCAACACCCGAGGAGATGTCCAACCTGACTCCGGAGTCGTCTCCAGA GCTTGCCAAGAAGTCCTGGTTTGGGAACTTCATCAAcctggagaaggaggagcagatcTTCGTGGTGATCAAGGACAAGCCCCTGAGCTCCATCAAAGCCGACATCGTTCACGCCTTCCTGTCG ATCCCCAGCCTCAGCCACAGCGTCATCTCCCAGACAAGCTTCCGGGCGGAGTACAAGGCGACGGGGGGCCCGGCAGTATTCCAGAAGCCCGTGAAGTTCCAGGTGGACATCACCTACACCGAGGGCGGAGCGGCACAGAAGGAGAATGGCATCTATTCCGTCACGTTCACACTCCTGTCAG gccccagccgcCGCTTCAAGAGGGTCGTGGAGACCATTCAGACCCAGCTACTGAGCACACACGACCAGCCCTCCGCCCAGCATTTGTCAG ACACCACTAACTGTATGGAAATGATGACGGGGAGGCTTTCCAAATGTG ACGAGAAGAACGGGCAGGCGGCCCAGGCCCCCAGCACGCCCGCCAAGCGGAGTGCCCCCGGCCCCCTCGGTGACTCCGCGGCCGCTGGCCCCGGCCCTGGAGGGGACGCCGAGCGCCCGACGGCCCAGGACAAGGCCAGGAcggggccgcccgccgcccgccgcgagCAGCCTTAg
- the BRSK2 gene encoding serine/threonine-protein kinase BRSK2 isoform X6 has translation MTSTGKDGGGAQHAQYVGPYRLEKTLGKGQTGLVKLGIHCVTCQKVAIKIVNREKLSESVLMKVEREIAILKLIEHPHVLKLHDVYENKKYLYLVLEHVSGGELFDYLVKKGRLTPKEARKFFRQIISALDFCHSHSICHRDLKPENLLLDEKNNIRIADFGMASLQVGDSLLETSCGSPHYACPEVIRGEKYDGRKADVWSCGVILFALLVGALPFDDDNLRQLLEKVKRGVFHMPHFIPPDCQSLLRGMIEVDAARRLTLEHIQKHIWYIGGKNEPEPEQPIPRKVQIRSLPSLEDIDPDVLDSMHSLGCFRDRNKLLQDLLSEEENQEKMIYFLLLDRKERYPSHEDEDLPPRNEIDPPRKRVDSPMLNRHGKRRPERKSMEVLSVTDGGSPVPARRAIEMAQHGQSKAMFSKSLDIAEAHPQFSKEDRSRSISGASSGLSTSPLSSPRVTPHPSPRGSPLPTPKGTPVHTPKESPAGTPNPTPPSSPSVGGVPWRTRLNSIKNSFLGSPRFHRRKLQVPTPEEMSNLTPESSPELAKKSWFGNFINLEKEEQIFVVIKDKPLSSIKADIVHAFLSIPSLSHSVISQTSFRAEYKATGGPAVFQKPVKFQVDITYTEGGAAQKENGIYSVTFTLLSGPSRRFKRVVETIQTQLLSTHDQPSAQHLSDTTNCMEMMTGRLSKCGIIPKS, from the exons GCCTTGTGAAGCTGGGGATTCACTGTGTCACGTGCCAGAAGGTGGCTATTAAAATTGTCAACCGGGAGAAGCTCAGCGAGTCCGTCCTGATGAAG GTGGAGCGGGAGATCGCCATCCTGAAGCTCATCGAGCACCCTCACGTTCTAAAGCTGCACGatgtttatgaaaacaaaaaatattt ATACCTGGTGCTAGAACACGTGTCTGGTGGGGAGCTCTTCGACTACCTGGTCAAGAAGGGGAGGCTGACCCCCAAAGAGGCCCGGAAGTTCTTCCGGCAGATCATCTCTGCGCTAGACTTCTGCCACAGTCACTCCATATG CCACAGGGATCTGAAGCCGGAAAACCTCCTACTGGATGAGAAAAACAACATCCGGATCGCCGACTTCGGCATGGCGTCGCTGCAGGTTGGCGACAGTCTGCTGGAGACCAGCTGCGG ATCTCCCCACTACGCCTGCCCCGAGGTGATCCGG GGGGAGAAGTACGATGGCCGCAAGGCAGACGTGTGGAGCTGCGGTGTGATCCTGTTCGCCCTGCTGGTG GGGGCTCTGCCCTTCGATGATGACAACCTGAGGCAGCTGCTGGAGAAGGTGAAGCGGGGCGTGTTCCACATGCCGCACTTCATCCCGCCTGACTGCCAGAGCCTGCTGCGCGGCATGATCGAGGTGGATGCGGCGCGGCGCCTCACG CTAGAGCACATTCAGAAACACATATGGTATAT AGGAGGCAAGAACGAGCCGGAGCCAGAGCAGCCCATCCCCCGCAAGGTGCAGATCCGCTCTCTGCCCAGCCTGGAGGACATCGACCCCGACGTGCTGGACAGCATGCACTCGCTGGGCTGCTTCCGAGATCGCAACAAGCTGCTGCAGGACCTGCTGTCCGAGGA GGAAAACCAGGAGAAGatgatttatttccttctcctggACCGGAAAGAAAGGTACCCGAGTCACGAGGACGAAGACCTGCCCCCCAGAAATGAAATAG ACCCTCCCCGGAAGCGTGTGGACTCCCCGATGCTGAACCGGCACGGCAAGCGGCGGCCCGAACGCAAGTCCATGGAGGTGCTCAGCGTGACAGATGGCGGCTCCCCGGTGCCCGCGCGGAGGGCCATCGAGATGGCCCAGCATGGCCAGAG TAAAGCAATGTTCAGTAAAAGCCTGGATATCGCTGAAGCCCACCCCCAATTCAGCAAAGAAGACAG GTCCAGGTCCATCAGTGGCGCCTCCTCCGGCCTGTCCACCAGCCCGCTGAGCAGCCCCCGG GTGACCCCTCACCCCTCTCCAAGGGGTAGTCCCCTCCCTACCCCTAAGGGGACGCCCGTGCACACGCCCAAGGAGAGCCCGGCAGGCACGCCCAACCCCACGCCACCATCCAGCCCCAGCGTCGGAGGTGTGCCCTGGAGGACGCGGCTGAACTCCATCAAGAACAGTTTCTTGGGGTCACCCCGCTTCCACCGCCGGAAACTGCAGG TTCCAACACCCGAGGAGATGTCCAACCTGACTCCGGAGTCGTCTCCAGA GCTTGCCAAGAAGTCCTGGTTTGGGAACTTCATCAAcctggagaaggaggagcagatcTTCGTGGTGATCAAGGACAAGCCCCTGAGCTCCATCAAAGCCGACATCGTTCACGCCTTCCTGTCG ATCCCCAGCCTCAGCCACAGCGTCATCTCCCAGACAAGCTTCCGGGCGGAGTACAAGGCGACGGGGGGCCCGGCAGTATTCCAGAAGCCCGTGAAGTTCCAGGTGGACATCACCTACACCGAGGGCGGAGCGGCACAGAAGGAGAATGGCATCTATTCCGTCACGTTCACACTCCTGTCAG gccccagccgcCGCTTCAAGAGGGTCGTGGAGACCATTCAGACCCAGCTACTGAGCACACACGACCAGCCCTCCGCCCAGCATTTGTCAG ACACCACTAACTGTATGGAAATGATGACGGGGAGGCTTTCCAAATGTG GAATTATCCCGAAAAGTTAA